From Anopheles maculipalpis chromosome X, idAnoMacuDA_375_x, whole genome shotgun sequence:
GCTTTGCTTTTTATCGTAACCGAGGgaaattaaacttttcacTATATGTGCTGTGCAAGCTAGAAAAGCAGAGCATCAAACTCCCGTAAATCACTGTAAGGAAAGAAACGCCTGATAATGTACGATCAACAGTTGGATGAACGAGGCTATTTGCTGTACCGCAACCGCTACAGTGGCAAGACAGAACACGACAACCCTAATCTGCTATTTATCCTGCTAACAATAAACGAAAAGTATGGCAGTTCCCGGTATAGCACCTACCGTTGTGCTGGTAAGCTTCACGCTCTCCAGAAAGCGCTCAACAGTAAGTTaaagttttcctttatttttctattggGACGAAAATATTTCCACGAATCAGTCCGATATCGAGTTTTTTcatacggttttttttgttacttctgCGCAGCATCGTACATTCCGTTCGATATGGTTCACTCGATCCTCAACCGTCACCAGCTTAACTTGATCGACAGTGCACCTTCAATAAAACCGTCCCAGCTGACCAGTATCGTGCACGACATTTACTTCGCAGCGACACGGATGGGCTACTTCGATGAGCTACCGATACGGCCAAATCTCGATGCAATCTGTGCGATACTGGCCGGTTTTTTCTGGGCCGTATTTGATCCGAAGCGTACAACGCCGGTTTCAGTGCTGGAGCTGCGCCAGACGTTTCTGTTGCTGTGCGATCACACAAGCCATGCGCAGCTGGTGTGGGAACATTTCCGGCTTACCAGCGATCACAATCTGTGCGTATCGCGGCACCGTTTCGAAGCGATGCTGACCGTGCTTTCCAAGGTGCTTACCTTTCTCGGCGAGCCGGATCACCTGAAACCGTCGATGGTGCAACAGATCACGGGCGAATGTTTCGCCAACTATCCCGGGCTGGTCGGACTGACCGAGTATCAGTTTAGCTGTCTGTGGAAGCTGTCGTCGCTCTTTTCCTACTACGCCAACGTGGTAACGCTATGTAAACGGCTCCGTGACACCGAGCACGTGATCCACGGTACGGTGTGCTACGGCTGCCGAATCACTATCCGTGGTTTGCGCTTCAAGTGTCAGCGCTGCCGACACGTGTCCCTCTGCATCGACTGCTTTACGACCGGGTACAGCAACAAGCGACACAACATGACCCACAAGATGTACGAAATTAGTAGCAGCAACGATACGGAAGCTGGTTCGCTCTGTAACGCCTGGCTAGGGAAGTTATGGCGATGGCTCAAGGCAAATAGCAACGATACGCGTGTAACGGACGGTTTGGCTGCTTCTCCATCCACCTACGATAATTTGGATGCGAAGCTGCTCGACACAAAAGCAGTCGATTTGCTGCAAAGTGAAGAGATGTGTGTGGTCGAGGGTGGGGAAGGTGAGCGGAAAAGCTCCCAACGCCGGGAGTCTGTGGTGAGCGGTACGCTAAAGCGCAACATGAGCCTATTCAGCAGTGTCGAGTACGGTGTGTTTAACAATACACAGCACAAGAATCTACTCGCCAGGCTGGCAGCGCTAGTAGAAACGCTCGAGGAGCAGCACGAAGCTACCCGTAAGCGTCTGACCGAATATTGCTCGGGACAGATGGACGACCGTTTGCACAGCGTGTGCGATCGTTTCGTGGCCCAGGTTGGCGAAGGATTGGTCCAGCTAAAAGATATCGGGACGCAGTTGGGTCAAGGTTTGCCGCAATGTTCCAGCACACCGTATCGCCAGCAAGCACTTACATCCGGCTGTACGAGCGATGCTACGAAAGATGGTATGTTCGATCTTTCCCTGGACTTCCTGGACGTTTGTTCTCAATCAGTGATGAGAATAACAAATCTTTTCAAAGAATTAATTCAGTCTTACTCACTCCCTACTGgagttttattcatttaacaACTCTTTTGGAAGTCGTTATAACAAGGTAGAAGGCGATCCTTAACTCAAATTCCTAACTTTGTGAGGAGTTAATTTAAATCTTTAATTGGAGATATTTAAATCACTGACTCACTCTTACTCACTACGCACAATACTATTCTCATTACCATGTTTCGCCTTCCCTTCTTTTGTTCTTTGCAGAAACTCTAGGACGCTCGAGGCTAATGGAGAAAACGGAACTGTCCGTGCGTGACATAAGCACATGGTTCCATATCGATTTGGATCGGGTGCAGCAAACGGGTGAAACGGACCCCAACGGCAGTCAGCTACAACAGCCTAAGATCACGGAAGATAAGGCGAGTATCAAAAAGGATGAGCTGTCGGCCCGTATCGATCGGCTAAAGATGGATACGCAGATGGTAAACTTTCGGGATCTGCTGCTAAAGGTGCGAGAAATAGTGGATGATTCGTACAGTGACAATACCGAGCTTGCCCGCTCTACACAACAGATCGAGAAAGCGTTGGATCGTATTATCGCCGAAGAGGAGCTGCAACGAGCACGGGCGCTTCGTCACGTGTagccgccaaaaaaaaaaaacattttattcctGTTCATGTACATATTATAttctcattcttttttttacatcgcATTTAACACACGCTATCCGTATTGACAAGAACGCGCCATCGATTTGCACGTTTATAAAGcatagaaataaatttt
This genomic window contains:
- the LOC126556323 gene encoding dystrotelin, with the protein product MYDQQLDERGYLLYRNRYSGKTEHDNPNLLFILLTINEKYGSSRYSTYRCAGKLHALQKALNTSYIPFDMVHSILNRHQLNLIDSAPSIKPSQLTSIVHDIYFAATRMGYFDELPIRPNLDAICAILAGFFWAVFDPKRTTPVSVLELRQTFLLLCDHTSHAQLVWEHFRLTSDHNLCVSRHRFEAMLTVLSKVLTFLGEPDHLKPSMVQQITGECFANYPGLVGLTEYQFSCLWKLSSLFSYYANVVTLCKRLRDTEHVIHGTVCYGCRITIRGLRFKCQRCRHVSLCIDCFTTGYSNKRHNMTHKMYEISSSNDTEAGSLCNAWLGKLWRWLKANSNDTRVTDGLAASPSTYDNLDAKLLDTKAVDLLQSEEMCVVEGGEGERKSSQRRESVVSGTLKRNMSLFSSVEYGVFNNTQHKNLLARLAALVETLEEQHEATRKRLTEYCSGQMDDRLHSVCDRFVAQVGEGLVQLKDIGTQLGQGLPQCSSTPYRQQALTSGCTSDATKDETLGRSRLMEKTELSVRDISTWFHIDLDRVQQTGETDPNGSQLQQPKITEDKASIKKDELSARIDRLKMDTQMVNFRDLLLKVREIVDDSYSDNTELARSTQQIEKALDRIIAEEELQRARALRHV